From Halococcus saccharolyticus DSM 5350, a single genomic window includes:
- a CDS encoding electron transfer flavoprotein subunit beta/FixA family protein, which produces MHSVVLTKGVPDFREGQVAFDEDGHLERGNTPTVMNPNDKHALRTALQTKVRHGGQLSVMSMGPPGYGDVLREAMETVYADDLYLLSDRELAASDTWATAITLATGLQKLDDTPDLVFAGFKTADGETGHTGPQACWCLDWPIITHVVALDVDEDEGTVRAKRLVEGDIEEIETVEAPMPAFIVADPEFEPTYRKASHRLTLKDLQAETEERAQDHEEHLTTWDHADLNLDPDYIGLDGSPTIVSSVDPIPKAPAEREATMVDPDDGEEMSEVFEAMQPFAGGRSEAAGD; this is translated from the coding sequence ATGCACTCAGTCGTTCTGACGAAAGGCGTACCGGATTTCCGCGAGGGACAGGTCGCGTTCGACGAGGACGGTCATCTCGAACGTGGAAACACTCCGACGGTGATGAACCCCAACGACAAGCATGCGCTGCGGACCGCCCTCCAGACCAAGGTCCGCCACGGCGGCCAGCTCAGCGTGATGAGCATGGGGCCGCCGGGCTACGGCGACGTCCTCCGAGAGGCGATGGAGACGGTCTACGCCGACGACCTCTACCTCCTCTCGGATCGTGAACTCGCCGCCTCCGACACGTGGGCCACCGCGATCACGCTCGCCACCGGCCTCCAGAAACTCGACGACACGCCGGACCTCGTGTTTGCGGGGTTCAAGACTGCCGACGGCGAGACCGGCCACACCGGCCCCCAGGCGTGCTGGTGTCTCGACTGGCCGATCATCACCCACGTCGTCGCGCTCGATGTCGACGAAGACGAGGGTACGGTCCGCGCAAAACGTCTCGTCGAGGGCGACATCGAGGAGATCGAGACCGTCGAGGCCCCGATGCCCGCGTTCATCGTCGCCGATCCCGAGTTCGAGCCGACGTATCGCAAGGCCTCGCACCGACTGACGCTCAAGGATCTTCAGGCGGAGACCGAGGAGCGCGCTCAGGATCACGAGGAGCACCTGACGACGTGGGATCACGCGGACCTGAACCTCGACCCGGACTACATCGGTTTGGATGGATCGCCCACGATCGTCTCGTCGGTCGACCCGATCCCGAAAGCGCCCGCCGAGCGTGAGGCGACGATGGTCGACCCCGACGACGGCGAGGAGATGAGCGAGGTGTTCGAAGCGATGCAGCCGTTCGCTGGCGGACGATCGGAGGCGGCGGGTGATTGA
- a CDS encoding FAD-dependent monooxygenase, whose product MTDDYEHYEAVVVGAGPGGAAAAATLARNGVETVVLERGVDAGSKNVTGGLIYAEESAPYTIDGIFPGFREHATERPVTDYYIHNIAGEQVRTFDITDGHEHDTEWADAVLRRKMDSWMAEQVHEITREAGGGLLTEVKVDGLLREDGEIVGVTCEELDPIKADFVVAADGVNSELAREAGLMDWEEPEEWFQGVKAVVDMPGDTINDRFGIDDDEGEAHLFSGDLYDGVRGGGFLYTNQDSLCIGNVFHLDSIVEEEAEVQDLLDALLTHPVLAQWLGDEYDEREYSAKLVPDSKKAANPSPHQGRLVLVGDAGGQMQAQGPIIKGMNHAVTAGALAAEAFVEARSRGEPDSAGERYERRLHDEGVMAKLRPARYEVASTLGENDTATQLAERALDSSVGRLGVRMADRAGLLEKAYSSPYLATMMPDTKTPYVTLPTLIGEELGAKVEAESTVEPPSLEERIGDLTYDTDVGNPHIVVDDNSFEASGAAVTACPVSAMDYGGGCYRDETVQTNGDEKRVVSLDTQPCVECGTCAIVADTQWEHPRGGKGVEFREG is encoded by the coding sequence ATGACTGACGACTACGAACACTACGAGGCGGTGGTGGTCGGTGCGGGACCGGGCGGCGCGGCGGCGGCCGCGACGCTCGCGCGCAACGGCGTCGAGACCGTCGTTCTCGAACGGGGCGTCGACGCCGGCTCGAAGAACGTCACGGGGGGACTGATCTACGCCGAGGAATCAGCGCCGTACACGATCGACGGCATCTTCCCGGGCTTTCGCGAGCATGCGACCGAGCGGCCTGTCACCGACTACTACATCCACAACATCGCGGGCGAGCAGGTCCGAACGTTCGACATCACCGACGGCCACGAGCACGACACCGAGTGGGCCGACGCAGTCCTTCGGCGGAAGATGGACTCGTGGATGGCCGAGCAGGTCCACGAGATCACGCGCGAGGCCGGCGGCGGCCTCCTGACCGAGGTGAAAGTTGACGGCCTTCTTCGAGAGGACGGCGAGATCGTCGGCGTGACGTGCGAGGAGCTCGATCCAATAAAGGCCGACTTCGTCGTCGCTGCGGACGGCGTGAACTCCGAACTCGCGCGCGAAGCGGGGCTGATGGACTGGGAGGAGCCCGAGGAGTGGTTCCAGGGCGTGAAGGCCGTCGTCGACATGCCAGGCGATACGATCAACGACCGGTTCGGAATCGATGACGACGAGGGCGAGGCCCACCTGTTCTCGGGCGACCTCTACGACGGCGTCCGGGGTGGCGGGTTCCTCTACACCAACCAGGACTCACTCTGTATCGGGAACGTGTTCCACCTCGACAGTATCGTGGAAGAGGAGGCCGAGGTTCAGGACTTGCTCGACGCACTCCTCACCCATCCGGTACTCGCCCAATGGCTCGGCGACGAATACGACGAGCGCGAGTATTCGGCGAAACTCGTCCCCGACTCGAAGAAGGCTGCGAACCCGTCGCCGCATCAGGGCCGGTTGGTACTCGTCGGCGACGCGGGTGGCCAGATGCAGGCCCAGGGTCCGATCATCAAGGGAATGAACCATGCGGTGACGGCTGGCGCGCTCGCTGCGGAGGCGTTCGTGGAGGCGCGTTCCAGAGGGGAGCCGGACTCGGCCGGCGAGCGCTACGAGCGCCGGCTCCACGACGAGGGCGTGATGGCGAAGCTCCGGCCCGCGCGGTACGAGGTGGCGAGCACGCTCGGCGAGAACGATACTGCGACCCAACTCGCCGAGCGGGCGCTCGACTCGTCGGTCGGCCGGCTCGGTGTCCGGATGGCCGATCGTGCTGGGTTGCTCGAAAAGGCATATAGCTCGCCGTACCTCGCGACGATGATGCCCGACACCAAGACGCCGTACGTCACCCTACCCACCCTCATCGGCGAGGAACTCGGCGCGAAAGTCGAAGCCGAGTCCACCGTCGAACCGCCGAGCCTGGAGGAACGCATCGGCGATCTGACCTACGACACGGACGTGGGCAACCCTCACATCGTCGTCGATGACAACTCCTTCGAGGCGAGCGGCGCGGCCGTCACGGCCTGCCCGGTGAGCGCGATGGACTACGGCGGCGGCTGCTACCGCGACGAGACGGTCCAAACCAATGGTGACGAGAAGCGCGTCGTGAGCCTCGACACCCAGCCCTGCGTCGAGTGCGGGACCTGCGCCATCGTCGCCGACACCCAGTGGGAACACCCCCGTGGCGGCAAGGGCGTCGAGTTCAGGGAAGGCTGA
- a CDS encoding potassium channel family protein produces MVSFPTSLSEIELSRRNRRVAYFFVGLGLFVVGSTVAYNVALERLEGVDQSIFASLEFVIQTMTTTGYGQDSGIWSHPLMFLFVVLAQIAGIAVSFFTLRVLVIPLYSRTEVDLDSRLTPKEDHVIICEYRRDSAVLLDELRELDIEYVLISSSEENARDLSDEEYSVIHGSPQDTEAFERASIDSARAVIADAGDANVDTILTVRTLRPDIETIVLTDDDDMRDVLLDSGADTVLSPRGVLGYRLAEKAVSSLRSQLTDTVGLGGDIEVTEIPVHPGSQLVETRIRDSNIRERTGANIVGAWIDGELQLPPSPDAIIRPNTVLLVSGEHSALEEVSDFTRPARSLRHHERVVLAGLGEGGEATQSTIAEAGIDNVTIDIEDRESVDVVGDAGEREVLYEAGIETAGAIIIGLPDDSSSLLTTVLARSLNPDIEILVRVSDTDTTGKALSAGADYVLSVPRVSARMIARELRGEDVLAPASQVRFVRVSASPFAGSTLAESDIYETTGCRVIAVTDNSEFSSTVDPQREFTGDERLVIVGTDEAVQQFEKRFDVSPTEAVSE; encoded by the coding sequence ATGGTCTCCTTCCCCACGTCACTATCGGAAATCGAACTCTCTCGGCGGAATCGACGCGTCGCCTACTTCTTCGTCGGGCTCGGGCTCTTCGTCGTCGGGTCGACGGTCGCGTACAACGTCGCGCTGGAACGGCTAGAGGGGGTGGATCAATCGATCTTCGCCTCGCTCGAGTTCGTCATCCAAACGATGACGACGACCGGCTACGGTCAGGACTCGGGGATATGGAGCCATCCACTGATGTTCCTGTTCGTCGTACTGGCCCAGATCGCCGGCATCGCGGTCAGTTTCTTCACGCTTCGAGTCCTCGTGATCCCGCTGTACAGCCGAACCGAGGTCGACCTCGACAGTCGACTCACGCCCAAGGAGGACCACGTCATCATCTGCGAGTATCGGCGTGACTCAGCCGTGCTTCTCGACGAACTCCGGGAGCTAGATATCGAGTACGTGCTGATCTCGTCCTCCGAAGAAAACGCCAGAGACCTCTCCGACGAGGAGTATTCGGTCATCCATGGCTCGCCGCAGGACACGGAGGCGTTCGAGCGAGCCAGTATCGATTCCGCTCGGGCAGTCATCGCCGATGCGGGCGATGCGAACGTCGACACGATTCTGACGGTGCGAACCCTCCGCCCCGACATCGAGACGATCGTCCTCACTGATGACGACGACATGCGGGACGTGTTGCTGGACTCGGGTGCGGACACCGTTCTCTCGCCGCGCGGAGTGTTGGGTTACAGACTCGCCGAGAAGGCGGTTTCCTCGTTGCGATCCCAACTCACGGACACAGTCGGCCTGGGAGGCGACATCGAAGTAACCGAGATACCGGTTCATCCGGGGAGCCAGCTGGTCGAAACGCGGATCCGCGACTCGAACATCAGGGAACGAACGGGGGCAAACATCGTCGGTGCGTGGATCGACGGAGAACTCCAACTACCGCCGTCTCCCGACGCGATCATCCGCCCGAACACGGTGCTGTTGGTATCGGGCGAGCACAGTGCCTTGGAGGAGGTGAGTGACTTCACCAGGCCCGCGCGGTCGCTCCGTCACCACGAGCGTGTCGTCCTCGCCGGTTTGGGCGAAGGCGGTGAGGCGACACAGTCGACCATCGCCGAGGCGGGAATCGACAACGTGACGATCGATATCGAAGACCGCGAGTCGGTCGACGTCGTCGGCGATGCGGGAGAGAGAGAGGTGCTGTACGAAGCCGGTATCGAAACCGCGGGTGCGATCATCATCGGACTTCCTGACGACTCGTCATCGCTGTTGACCACGGTGCTCGCGCGGTCGCTGAATCCGGACATCGAGATACTGGTTCGGGTGAGCGATACGGATACGACGGGAAAAGCGTTGAGCGCCGGGGCCGACTACGTTCTCTCGGTTCCCCGAGTGAGTGCGAGGATGATCGCAAGGGAGCTTCGCGGCGAGGACGTGCTCGCACCGGCGAGTCAGGTCCGCTTCGTCCGTGTTTCTGCGTCCCCGTTTGCCGGATCGACGCTTGCCGAGTCGGATATCTACGAGACCACTGGCTGTCGGGTGATCGCTGTGACGGACAACTCTGAGTTTTCCAGCACCGTCGACCCCCAGCGCGAGTTCACGGGCGACGAACGGCTCGTGATCGTTGGAACCGATGAGGCGGTCCAGCAGTTCGAGAAACGGTTCGACGTCTCGCCGACCGAAGCAGTTTCTGAGTGA
- a CDS encoding DUF456 domain-containing protein, with protein sequence MVDPLTIVALALLVVGVAGSVVPLLPGALLSLAGVLLYWWQSGYAEPGPILLVVLVLVGLVGVIADYFAGAVSAAAGGASTVTTVFAAIVGIVLFFVVGPLGVIVGVMGTVFVVEFYRHQDPEQSLRTAIYAAIGMLASTVIQALLTVTILVTMVLVHFL encoded by the coding sequence ATGGTCGATCCCCTCACGATCGTCGCGCTTGCGCTTCTCGTCGTCGGTGTCGCCGGCAGTGTCGTTCCGCTACTCCCGGGGGCGCTGCTGTCGCTCGCCGGTGTGTTGCTCTACTGGTGGCAGTCCGGGTACGCCGAACCAGGCCCGATCCTGCTCGTCGTCTTGGTGCTCGTGGGTCTCGTCGGTGTGATCGCCGACTACTTCGCCGGTGCGGTCTCGGCCGCAGCGGGCGGCGCGTCGACGGTCACGACCGTGTTCGCGGCGATCGTCGGCATCGTCCTCTTCTTCGTTGTCGGCCCGCTCGGCGTCATCGTCGGTGTGATGGGAACCGTGTTCGTCGTCGAGTTCTACCGCCACCAAGACCCCGAGCAGAGCCTCCGAACCGCGATCTACGCCGCCATCGGGATGCTCGCCTCGACGGTGATCCAGGCACTGCTGACAGTGACGATACTCGTGACGATGGTGCTCGTCCACTTCCTCTGA
- the crcB gene encoding fluoride efflux transporter CrcB, with product MSGPHPLRTLESIVLIGIGGFAGSNLRYLVARMIPGPAGTLVVNVVGSFALGFVLYEAVYAGVLAERTRAVVATGFLSSLTTYSTFALQTTLLAEPVWMIANVLVTYTLGFAGVLAGRSLARRVDGGAGE from the coding sequence ATGTCGGGACCCCATCCGCTTCGGACGCTCGAATCGATCGTACTGATCGGTATCGGCGGGTTTGCGGGCTCGAACCTCCGGTATCTCGTGGCGCGTATGATTCCCGGGCCCGCCGGAACGCTCGTCGTCAACGTCGTCGGAAGCTTCGCTCTCGGGTTCGTCCTCTACGAGGCGGTCTACGCCGGCGTGCTCGCCGAGCGGACGCGGGCCGTCGTCGCCACCGGCTTTCTCTCCTCGCTGACGACCTACAGCACGTTCGCACTCCAGACCACGCTGCTCGCCGAGCCGGTGTGGATGATTGCGAACGTGCTCGTCACCTACACGCTCGGATTCGCCGGGGTGCTCGCGGGCCGCAGCCTCGCCCGGCGCGTCGACGGAGGGGCTGGCGAGTGA
- a CDS encoding electron transfer flavoprotein subunit alpha/FixB family protein — protein MSETTDPGEHTVEQLQDELAAIDSPRELEGMLDAEKDGQQRKTAQEAIRARMREVGPAEGEVVEEGTETEGEYRESADEVEGDQEGATSASDEGAGESSGASDADDLALDPAEYDIAEFGPAIKGVDDADELEAILAAEESGEDRDNVKTLIESRIDKVTEDAEETEGEIDPSDLSTAELGNALQGIDDEERLQEVLDAEQSGEDRSAAVNLIQNRIDSVQEEEAPEEIEVVPPEEKHPDLDHPTADKQYVKAIEDGDYRDMWVYCETQAGELIDVSKEMLGKARDLMDTYNDDYETDERVVAVLIGSDVEKHIEDVIAYGADVVVHHEDDRLERFQHKPYTELFCDMARWGGDPTADEGPNEADWRDYDEPRYTVFPATNNGRDLSALVQGELDSGLASDCSDLYIEEAMISNPAKTGRPGTKKEFERVLHMKRPDFSGFEYSTILCLDNPTREFHPQGASVIPGSFDLPEPDHDREGEVVEHDLELDDDWLRVSVTDHDQLDEGVDLTGHEVVVAMGRGIGDDPTKGMELGIDLADAFEDAGLGVSRGIVTGSYEFDGHVERYTAEERQIGETGQVVEPDLYIAAGISGAVQHKVGMDESETIVAVNTDPDARIRDFSDFFVEGDLFEVLPELTAALESGELDVEAVAADGGATDD, from the coding sequence ATGAGTGAAACCACCGACCCTGGCGAGCACACCGTCGAACAGCTTCAAGACGAACTGGCCGCAATCGACAGCCCTCGCGAGCTCGAAGGGATGCTTGATGCAGAGAAGGACGGCCAGCAGCGAAAGACGGCCCAAGAGGCGATCCGCGCGCGGATGCGCGAGGTCGGTCCCGCCGAGGGCGAGGTGGTCGAGGAGGGAACCGAAACCGAGGGCGAGTACCGCGAGTCCGCCGACGAGGTCGAGGGTGATCAGGAGGGGGCCACCTCCGCGAGCGACGAGGGCGCTGGCGAGTCGAGCGGCGCAAGCGACGCTGACGATCTCGCGCTCGATCCCGCGGAGTACGACATCGCGGAGTTCGGCCCCGCGATCAAGGGCGTCGACGACGCCGACGAACTCGAAGCTATCCTCGCGGCCGAGGAGAGCGGCGAGGACCGCGACAACGTGAAGACGCTGATCGAGAGCCGGATCGACAAGGTCACCGAGGACGCCGAAGAGACCGAGGGCGAGATTGATCCGAGCGACCTCTCGACCGCCGAACTCGGCAACGCGCTCCAGGGGATCGACGACGAGGAGCGACTCCAGGAGGTGCTCGACGCCGAACAGTCCGGGGAGGACCGGAGCGCGGCGGTCAACCTGATCCAGAACCGGATCGACTCGGTCCAGGAGGAGGAAGCGCCCGAGGAGATCGAGGTCGTGCCGCCGGAGGAGAAACACCCCGATCTCGACCACCCGACGGCGGACAAGCAGTACGTCAAGGCGATCGAGGACGGCGACTACCGCGACATGTGGGTCTACTGCGAGACTCAGGCGGGCGAGCTGATCGATGTCTCGAAGGAGATGCTCGGGAAGGCTCGCGACCTGATGGACACATACAACGACGACTACGAGACGGACGAACGAGTCGTCGCGGTGCTGATCGGCAGCGACGTCGAGAAGCACATCGAGGACGTGATCGCCTACGGTGCGGACGTGGTGGTTCATCACGAAGACGATCGGCTGGAACGGTTCCAGCACAAGCCCTACACCGAGCTGTTCTGTGACATGGCTCGGTGGGGTGGCGACCCGACCGCCGACGAGGGACCGAACGAGGCGGACTGGCGCGACTACGACGAACCCCGGTACACGGTGTTCCCGGCGACCAACAACGGGCGGGACCTCTCGGCGCTGGTCCAGGGTGAACTCGACTCGGGACTCGCCTCGGACTGCTCGGACCTCTACATCGAGGAGGCGATGATCTCGAACCCCGCGAAGACCGGGCGGCCAGGCACGAAAAAGGAGTTCGAGCGGGTGCTACACATGAAGCGCCCCGACTTCTCGGGGTTCGAGTACTCCACCATCCTGTGTCTCGACAATCCGACCAGAGAGTTCCACCCCCAGGGCGCGTCGGTGATCCCAGGGAGCTTCGACCTTCCTGAACCCGACCACGACCGTGAGGGCGAGGTGGTCGAACACGATCTCGAACTCGACGACGACTGGCTCCGGGTCTCGGTCACCGATCACGACCAGTTGGACGAGGGCGTGGATCTGACCGGTCACGAGGTAGTGGTGGCGATGGGCCGGGGGATCGGCGACGATCCCACGAAGGGAATGGAACTCGGCATCGACCTCGCCGACGCGTTCGAGGATGCCGGACTCGGGGTCTCGCGCGGGATCGTGACGGGTTCGTATGAGTTCGACGGGCACGTCGAGCGCTACACGGCTGAGGAGCGCCAGATCGGCGAGACGGGCCAGGTCGTCGAGCCCGACCTCTACATCGCCGCCGGGATCTCCGGGGCGGTGCAGCACAAGGTCGGCATGGACGAATCCGAGACGATCGTCGCGGTCAACACCGATCCCGACGCACGCATTCGGGACTTCTCGGATTTCTTCGTGGAGGGCGACCTCTTCGAGGTGCTGCCGGAACTCACCGCAGCGCTGGAATCGGGCGAGTTAGATGTCGAGGCGGTTGCGGCCGATGGAGGGGCAACCGATGACTGA
- a CDS encoding GNAT family N-acetyltransferase, producing the protein LLPDVLTSQCRDLEAGKTTGERVLRIATHPAVRSQGLGSRLLDEIRAASEHDAIDWLGVGYGATPDLVSFWDRNGFSPVHLAITRNDRSGEHSALMLAPLSEPGRDLRDRHARWFTERIGGLLTDSLADLDPDVVRAVLGANSVEAPLDLSAHEWRTVAAAAYGPGLAAIDPDAFRRLALAHFTDPESDRLSAREERLLVARILQSRSVEWVADDLGYVSTRECLRALGDAYRPLVDRYGDAAAHEERDRYD; encoded by the coding sequence CCTCCTGCCGGATGTGCTCACGAGCCAGTGCCGGGATCTCGAGGCCGGGAAGACGACGGGCGAGCGCGTGCTCCGGATCGCCACCCATCCTGCCGTGCGATCCCAAGGACTCGGGTCACGACTACTAGACGAAATCCGCGCGGCAAGCGAGCACGATGCGATCGACTGGCTCGGGGTCGGATACGGCGCGACGCCCGACCTCGTCAGTTTCTGGGACCGCAACGGCTTTTCGCCTGTGCATCTCGCGATCACCCGCAACGACCGCAGCGGCGAGCACTCCGCGCTGATGCTCGCACCGCTCTCGGAGCCCGGCCGCGATCTCCGTGACCGCCACGCTCGGTGGTTCACAGAGCGGATCGGCGGCCTGCTGACCGACTCGCTCGCCGACCTCGATCCAGACGTCGTTCGCGCCGTTCTCGGTGCGAATTCGGTCGAAGCGCCGCTCGATCTCTCGGCCCACGAGTGGCGCACGGTCGCGGCCGCGGCCTACGGCCCGGGGCTCGCCGCCATCGATCCCGACGCCTTCCGCCGGCTCGCACTCGCTCATTTCACCGATCCCGAGAGCGACCGGCTCTCGGCTCGTGAAGAACGCCTGCTCGTCGCCCGAATTCTCCAGAGCCGCTCGGTCGAGTGGGTGGCGGACGACCTCGGCTACGTCTCGACCCGAGAATGTCTGCGTGCGCTCGGCGACGCCTACCGGCCGCTGGTCGATCGGTACGGCGATGCAGCGGCCCACGAGGAACGCGATCGCTACGACTGA
- a CDS encoding 4Fe-4S dicluster domain-containing protein codes for MAIDPEFEQNREIVDEHEGHDVWGPVDEPDELGIHGTHVAVDFDLCIADGACLEDCPVDVFEWVDSPDHPESEIKADPAEEAQCIDCMLCVDVCPVDAIDVDAGRAGRT; via the coding sequence ATGGCCATTGATCCCGAATTCGAACAGAACCGCGAGATCGTCGACGAACACGAGGGCCACGACGTCTGGGGGCCGGTGGACGAACCCGACGAGCTGGGAATCCACGGTACCCACGTCGCGGTCGATTTCGACCTCTGCATCGCCGACGGGGCCTGTCTGGAGGACTGTCCTGTCGATGTCTTCGAGTGGGTCGACTCGCCCGATCACCCCGAGAGCGAGATCAAGGCCGACCCAGCAGAAGAAGCCCAGTGCATCGACTGTATGCTGTGCGTCGACGTCTGTCCCGTGGACGCAATCGACGTCGACGCCGGCCGGGCAGGCCGTACCTGA
- the crcB gene encoding fluoride efflux transporter CrcB → MIPLDPAYLVGTGGAVGALCRTYVSQRVDSETYPFGTLAVNVLGSFVLGLVTFAGASEEILLFLGTGACGSFTTFSSFSFETVRLVEQGESAAAAANAIVNLLGSLAAIGVAWLVVRTVLG, encoded by the coding sequence GTGATCCCGCTCGATCCAGCCTATCTCGTCGGCACCGGTGGCGCGGTCGGCGCGCTCTGTCGGACTTACGTGAGCCAGCGCGTCGACAGCGAAACCTACCCCTTCGGAACGCTCGCGGTCAACGTTCTCGGGAGCTTCGTGCTCGGTCTCGTGACGTTCGCCGGCGCTAGCGAGGAGATCCTCCTCTTCCTTGGGACCGGCGCTTGTGGGTCTTTCACCACCTTTTCGTCGTTTTCGTTCGAGACGGTTCGGCTCGTGGAACAGGGGGAGTCTGCCGCAGCGGCGGCGAACGCCATCGTCAATCTCCTCGGCTCGCTGGCAGCGATCGGTGTCGCGTGGCTCGTGGTGCGGACCGTTCTCGGCTGA
- a CDS encoding GNAT family N-acetyltransferase, with amino-acid sequence MQVSEAFEFTHEDRKSIYQYIEDADDPVEATEVRDRLGLDPSGFRHHLAILKRDGLVHESAGMVEAAFEGSDAADEETFEQEGVEYTIRPAIETDRSGLVGVIRQVAGEKTYTVAESVADVVDHEEALVRENAVRSRMFFVATVGDEVVGWIHLDAPELEKLSHTAELTLGVLEEYQGHGIGGRLLDRGLGWAEQNGYEKIYNSIPSTNEDAIAFFEAHGGEVEATREGHYKIGEEYIDEVMMALGP; translated from the coding sequence ATGCAAGTATCGGAGGCGTTCGAGTTCACCCACGAGGACCGAAAGAGCATCTACCAGTACATCGAGGACGCCGACGATCCGGTCGAAGCTACCGAGGTCCGGGACAGACTCGGACTCGATCCCAGCGGATTCAGACACCACCTCGCGATCCTGAAGCGCGACGGTCTCGTCCACGAATCCGCCGGGATGGTCGAGGCGGCGTTCGAAGGGAGCGACGCGGCCGACGAGGAGACGTTCGAGCAGGAGGGCGTGGAGTACACCATCCGGCCCGCGATCGAGACCGACCGTTCCGGACTGGTTGGCGTGATCCGTCAGGTCGCCGGCGAAAAGACCTACACCGTCGCGGAGAGCGTCGCGGACGTTGTCGATCACGAGGAGGCCCTCGTGCGGGAGAACGCGGTCCGCTCGCGGATGTTCTTCGTCGCCACGGTGGGCGACGAGGTGGTTGGGTGGATCCACCTCGATGCACCCGAGCTCGAAAAGCTCTCTCATACCGCCGAGCTCACCCTCGGCGTGCTTGAAGAGTATCAAGGACACGGGATCGGCGGCCGACTCCTCGATCGAGGGCTCGGTTGGGCGGAGCAAAACGGCTACGAGAAGATCTACAACTCGATCCCCTCGACCAACGAGGACGCGATCGCGTTCTTCGAGGCCCACGGCGGCGAGGTTGAGGCCACGCGCGAAGGTCACTACAAGATCGGCGAGGAGTACATCGACGAGGTGATGATGGCGCTCGGACCGTAG